A genomic window from Thalassoroseus pseudoceratinae includes:
- a CDS encoding helix-turn-helix domain-containing protein — MESSRRSGGKSDRPDPQLQLDFSGRRRILREWLTDDSNVKHLLRVLMDHASNGTECFLTIATIAREMSVKSNRTVQNAIREAERLGFLIVYGPRPGRSCNTYRLRIAEMRDAAEFEWRVRQLWNSNHDGCQSQFRTYRKYLAHRQANAEGAHSLHPTPANPAGDPCKICTPHPHILHPEALSKHLSKPPPKPATPGSWEMVEGELKEFGILHPRSALDSARGAGCSAGFVHEVIDYCRSKCTPDGTPAWGPGELHRRIRELRPGQSIDDPKLWSKPSAEYLEATESGTETDGEIERLKRFRERTPRQLEALVKTLRTYDDRLWPAWEQIGQHDTAAFLERFGKQLAEAYSKAAHR, encoded by the coding sequence ATGGAAAGCTCAAGACGCTCTGGCGGCAAGTCGGATCGCCCAGACCCCCAACTCCAACTCGACTTCAGTGGCCGGCGTCGCATCCTCCGCGAATGGCTAACTGATGACTCGAACGTGAAACACCTCCTGCGTGTACTCATGGATCACGCCAGCAATGGGACCGAATGCTTTCTGACCATTGCGACGATTGCCCGCGAAATGTCCGTGAAATCCAACCGGACGGTTCAGAACGCCATCAGAGAAGCCGAGCGCCTCGGTTTTCTGATCGTCTACGGACCGCGGCCCGGTCGCTCCTGCAACACGTACCGCCTTCGCATCGCCGAGATGCGAGACGCCGCGGAATTCGAGTGGCGTGTTCGCCAGTTGTGGAACTCCAATCATGATGGCTGCCAAAGCCAGTTTCGGACCTATCGGAAGTACCTCGCACACCGGCAAGCCAACGCCGAGGGGGCGCATAGTTTGCACCCCACCCCCGCAAATCCTGCGGGTGACCCCTGCAAAATATGCACCCCACACCCGCATATTTTGCACCCAGAAGCTTTGTCTAAGCATCTTTCTAAGCCACCCCCTAAGCCCGCGACGCCGGGAAGTTGGGAGATGGTGGAGGGGGAATTGAAAGAGTTTGGAATTCTGCACCCCCGGTCTGCACTGGACTCCGCTCGCGGAGCCGGCTGTTCGGCGGGATTTGTCCATGAAGTGATCGACTATTGCCGTTCGAAATGCACGCCGGACGGAACGCCAGCATGGGGACCGGGCGAACTCCATCGGCGAATCCGGGAACTTCGACCGGGGCAGTCGATCGACGACCCGAAACTCTGGTCGAAGCCATCCGCCGAGTACCTCGAAGCGACTGAATCCGGGACCGAAACGGATGGCGAAATCGAACGGCTGAAGCGATTTCGCGAACGTACTCCGCGGCAACTCGAAGCCCTGGTCAAGACGCTGCGGACCTACGATGACCGACTGTGGCCAGCGTGGGAACAGATCGGCCAGCACGACACCGCGGCGTTCCTCGAACGTT
- a CDS encoding helix-turn-helix transcriptional regulator has protein sequence MSGSPLRVVRADDPHGETDTTDTDSPHAPAADPAGDDKPSEPTAPPLTLTQEELARELRVDVRSIRRWNNAGKLPRPINLGTRAPRWLRETIVRWLASAHRTGELPDRKEWEALEAQRNDRLARRPSR, from the coding sequence ATGTCGGGTAGTCCTCTCCGCGTTGTGCGTGCAGACGACCCGCACGGCGAAACCGACACGACCGACACCGATTCACCGCATGCTCCCGCCGCCGATCCCGCTGGCGACGACAAGCCGAGTGAACCGACCGCCCCGCCGCTGACGCTCACGCAGGAAGAGCTCGCCCGCGAATTGCGTGTGGATGTTCGCTCGATCCGTCGGTGGAATAACGCTGGCAAACTGCCCCGCCCGATCAATCTGGGAACGAGGGCGCCGCGTTGGCTCCGAGAAACGATCGTCCGCTGGTTGGCGTCCGCCCACCGAACCGGAGAACTCCCAGACCGCAAGGAATGGGAAGCACTGGAAGCGCAAAGAAATGACCGGCTCGCCCGCCGACCGTCTCGATGA